In the genome of Dioscorea cayenensis subsp. rotundata cultivar TDr96_F1 chromosome 1, TDr96_F1_v2_PseudoChromosome.rev07_lg8_w22 25.fasta, whole genome shotgun sequence, one region contains:
- the LOC120264264 gene encoding SKP1-like protein 11 codes for MASMDAPEEVKKKKKKKKKKVNLISSDGQRFEVDVDLAEQSPIISTAVQQHDGDDPPTISINVSSEILPKIIDYWETHAQEEPESVRKKNELWDAEFVKMDTPLLAPVIMAANYLEMTELVDITCQRVADLIKGKTIEEMHEILGIENNLTKEEEDELRQQIPWAFQDDVPDEEPNA; via the exons ATGGCTTCCATGGATGCGCCAgaggaggtgaagaagaagaagaagaagaagaagaagaaggtgaactTGATAAGCTCTGACGGACAGCGGTTCGAAGTCGACGTGGATTTGGCGGAGCAGTCGCCGATCATCTCCACGGCTGTCCAGCAACACGACGGAGACGATCCTCCCACCATATCCATCAATGTCTCCTCCGAAATCCTCCCTAAGATCATCGATTACTGGGAGACGCACGCTCAAGAAGAACCCGAATCCGTAAGGAAGAAGAACGAACTTTGGGACGCTGAATTCGTGAAGATGGATACCCCTCTTCTCGCCCCTGTAATTATG GCAGCTAATTATCTGGAAATGACAGAGTTGGTGGACATTACATGCCAGAGAGTTGCTGACTTGATTAAGGGCAAAACCATAGAAGAAATGCATGAGATTCTCGGCATAGAAAACAATCTCACTAAAGAGGAAGAGGATGAGCTCCGGCAGCAGATTCCCTGGGCCTTCCAGGATGACGTTCCGGACGAGGAGCCAAATGCTTAG